Genomic segment of Rhodothermaceae bacterium:
GACCTCTTCCACATTGAGTCCCTTGTAATCAGTCACGTAAACTGAAGGATTATCCTCCAGCTTTTCTGTTAAAAGCGCAACTTCTTCTTCTTTTTGAGCTCTGGTCACGGACATCTATTTATCGAGCAACATTAATGGCTTCCGCGCACGATATTTCGACGGCGGGCCCCATACTGGTGGATAAGGTGATCGAACGAACATATGCACCCTTTGCGGATGCGGGGCGCAGGCGCAACACTTCCATCAGAAATGCCCGTGCATTTTCTTCAATCTGGGTTGCTGAAAAAGATACACGCCCGATCCCGGTGTGCAGGTTCCCCTGCTTATCAACGCGAAAATCTATCTTCCCAGCCTTGACGGCCTTCACTGCGCCAGCAACATCCATCGTAACCGTTCCGCTTTTGGGATTAGGCATCAGTCCCCTTGGACCCAGTACCCGCCCTAGGCGGCCGATCTTGGACATTACGTTTGGAGTGGCAATCACTACATCAATATCTGTCCAGCCCTCCTGAATGCGCTTAACATAGTCATCCAGACCTACGTGATCCGCTCCAGCAGATGTAGCTTCTTCCTGTTTGTCAGGACTTGCAAGGACAAGAACCCGGATTTCTTTTCCTGTTCCATGGGGTAACGCCACACTCCCACGAACCATCTGGTCAGCATGACGTGGATCCACACCAAGTCGTAGGTCCAAATCTACTGATTCGTCAAACTTCGCAGTCTTAATACTCTTGAGTACGTCTGCAGCCTCTTGCAATGTGAATGGACCACCCCCTGCCTCCTGAATCACCTTCGAAGCATTCTGATAACGTTTTCCTTTCCTTGCCATTGTAGTACTACAATTAAATAATTTCCTACAGATCTACTTGCCGGAGATAAGCAATACCTAAGCCGGACGTCCCGTCACAATAATTCCCATTGACCGAGCAGTCCCGGCAATCATAGCCGCCCCTTTATCCAGATCAAACGCGTTCAGGTCATCCATTTTTTTCTGTGCAATATCACGGCAAGTATCCCAGGTCACGGTACCAACTTTATTGCGGATGGAATCATCTGCACCCTTGTTGGCATCAATCGCCTGCAACAAAAGCACTGCAGCAGGGGGACTTTTGACGATGAAGGAGAAGGACTTGTCTGCATAGACACTGATCACCACGGGAAGCACCAGCCCCATGCGATCCTTGGTTGCCGCATTGAACTGATTACAAAAATCCATGATATTCAAGCCGTATTGCCCGAGTGCGGGGCCAATGGGTGGAGCCGGATTCGCCTGCCCAGCCTTGACTTGAAGCTTGATAAGGTTTTCAACGGGTTTTCCTGCAGCCATAATTGATCTTTGGGTAAGCACGGAAATTTAGGCGTAGCCCGATGTTACGGATACAAATCAACTGGGTTCCCAATTTCTGAGGACTCTCGAAAATATTTCTATTCTTCAGGAGTGATCTGTAAATAATCCAATTCAACCGGGGTTTTTCGACCGAAGATGGAGACCATCACCCGGACTTTCATTTTATCTGGATATACATCATCCACGACTCCAGAAAAATTATTGAATGGACCATCAATCACGCGAATCGAATCACCCGTTGCATAGGGGATTTCCGGTTTATCCCCCGCCTCTCTGGCCTCATCAATGCGGCCGAGAATCCGATTGATATCCTCCTCTAATAGCGGCTCTGGATGGTCGCGTGTAGGCAACCATTTGATCGCCTCCCTCTTTTGCTTGAAGATTTGCTCTTTGAATACATGAACCAGCTGCTTATCAAGTGCAGCATTCACCAGCATATAACCAGGGAGATCCGTTTTTTCACGCGTGCGCTTTTTTCCACCGCGCATGACAAAGACATTCTGGGTTGGGATCAGAATTTCCCGGACCTGATCACCAAGACCTTCGTGCTCGATGGTCTCAATGATATACTCTTTCACCTTTTTCTCATGCCCCGAGAACGTCTGCAGGGCATACCACCTGAATTCGGGTTTCAGTGACCGATTCATGTTCGTCTATAAAAATATTAACCTGGGTAGATCAAATCGAGGATTCGGCTAATCACTCGATCTGCACCAAAAATGAATAATGCAAGCACAAAGCTGGCCACGAGCGTGATCACCGTATGATTGATCAACTCTCTTCTTTGAGGCCAACTGGCCTTGCGCATCTCTGTAGCGACTTCTTCGAGGTAACTCCGAGTTTTGACAGCTAATTTCTTCATTTACTCTACTGTTTGGCACGGGTGGTAGGACTTGAACCCACAACCTGCGGTTTTGGAGACCGCTGCTCTGCCAGTTGAGCTACACCCGTTTATTCGTATGATATTTAGTCAAGAATTTTGGTGACGACACCGGCACCGACTGTCCGGCCGCCCTCACGGATTGCAAACCGAAGCCCCTGCTCCATCGCCACCGGCTGAATCAACTTCACCTTGAACTGCGTGTTATCCCCTGGCATCACCATCTCCGTCCCCGACGGCAACTCAATGTCCCCCGTCACATCCGTCGTTCGAAAATAAAACTGCGGTCGATACCCCGGGAAAAAGGGCGTATGACGCCCCCCCTCGTCCTTGCTCAACACATACACCTCACACGTAAACTCCCGATGTGGCTTGATCGAACCCGGATGAACAATCACCTGACCTCGCTCCACGCCATCCTTCGCGATCCCCCGAAGCAATAACCCCACATTATCCCCCGCCTGGCCTTCATCCAAAATCTTCCTGAACATCTCCACCCCTGTCACTGTCGTATCCGTCTTTTCTTCCCGAATCCCCACAATCTCCACCTTCTCCCCCGTGCGGACGATCCCGCGCTCCACGCGACCGGTCGCCACTGTCCCACGACCCGTGATCGAAAATACATCCTCCACCGGCATCAAAAACGGCTTGTCCTTGTCCCGCTCCGGTGTCGGTACATAATTATCCACGGCCTTCATCAACGATAACACCGTCTCTTCCCACTCCGACTCTCCGTTCAATGCCCCCAAGGCAGAACCCTGAACCACCGGAATGTCATCCCCCGGAAATTCATAAGCATCCAGTAACTCACGGATCTCCATCTCCACCAACTCCAACAACTCTTCGTCATCCACCAAATCCACCTTGTTCATGAACACCACGATGTACGGTACTCCCACCTGACGCGCCAGC
This window contains:
- a CDS encoding 50S ribosomal protein L1; protein product: MARKGKRYQNASKVIQEAGGGPFTLQEAADVLKSIKTAKFDESVDLDLRLGVDPRHADQMVRGSVALPHGTGKEIRVLVLASPDKQEEATSAGADHVGLDDYVKRIQEGWTDIDVVIATPNVMSKIGRLGRVLGPRGLMPNPKSGTVTMDVAGAVKAVKAGKIDFRVDKQGNLHTGIGRVSFSATQIEENARAFLMEVLRLRPASAKGAYVRSITLSTSMGPAVEISCAEAINVAR
- the rplK gene encoding 50S ribosomal protein L11 gives rise to the protein MAAGKPVENLIKLQVKAGQANPAPPIGPALGQYGLNIMDFCNQFNAATKDRMGLVLPVVISVYADKSFSFIVKSPPAAVLLLQAIDANKGADDSIRNKVGTVTWDTCRDIAQKKMDDLNAFDLDKGAAMIAGTARSMGIIVTGRPA
- the nusG gene encoding transcription termination/antitermination factor NusG, yielding MNRSLKPEFRWYALQTFSGHEKKVKEYIIETIEHEGLGDQVREILIPTQNVFVMRGGKKRTREKTDLPGYMLVNAALDKQLVHVFKEQIFKQKREAIKWLPTRDHPEPLLEEDINRILGRIDEAREAGDKPEIPYATGDSIRVIDGPFNNFSGVVDDVYPDKMKVRVMVSIFGRKTPVELDYLQITPEE
- the secE gene encoding preprotein translocase subunit SecE, translating into MKKLAVKTRSYLEEVATEMRKASWPQRRELINHTVITLVASFVLALFIFGADRVISRILDLIYPG
- the tuf gene encoding elongation factor Tu; protein product: MAKEVFQRTKPHVNVGTIGHVDHGKTTLTAAITRVLNDRYGGTEIRSFDSIDNAPEERERGITIATAHVEYETGNRHYAHVDCPGHADYVKNMVTGAAQMDGAILVVDASDGPMPQTREHILLARQVGVPYIVVFMNKVDLVDDEELLELVEMEIRELLDAYEFPGDDIPVVQGSALGALNGESEWEETVLSLMKAVDNYVPTPERDKDKPFLMPVEDVFSITGRGTVATGRVERGIVRTGEKVEIVGIREEKTDTTVTGVEMFRKILDEGQAGDNVGLLLRGIAKDGVERGQVIVHPGSIKPHREFTCEVYVLSKDEGGRHTPFFPGYRPQFYFRTTDVTGDIELPSGTEMVMPGDNTQFKVKLIQPVAMEQGLRFAIREGGRTVGAGVVTKILD